One Pseudobutyrivibrio xylanivorans genomic window, ACCGATGAATGCATACTTTGGCCCTACTGACTTACACATCCAAGAGTACATTCCACCTGTCTCGTCCTTGAATGCAGAACCGAACTCTGCAACCATAAATGCAAATGGGATAAAGAATAAAATACCTGCGATTACAAACCAAGGAATCGCTGCATATCCCATTAAGTAATAAGAACGTGGAATGTTGTTAAAACCATAAACTGATGTAAATATCATCAGAATGAGGGACATAAGCCCTAACTTTTTTTCTTGTTTCATTACTAACTTCCTTATAACAAAATATATTCTTTATTTAATTTCCGTATGCCGAAAACTTTAACATTATATCACGTCATAAGGCAATTCTCTATAATTTAGTTATATAAAACAGTGAAAATACAATGTGTTAACACTTTAAAACGCAAAAGAAATATTCACTAATATTTTCTGATGATGATAAAAAAGTAGCATCCAGCCTTTAGCCAGATGCTACATTTTATCCAATGGCAGAACCATCTGCCAATCTATCCAGGATTTTTGTGGAACATCGTTTATTTCATCATCGGGCTGATAATTTCCGATTAGAAATGGTGATGTCGGGTCATGAAAACTACTTTGAGCCACTACTACTTCCGGCTCCGCATTGGCATAACAATATCTACAAAGATGCTTGCAAGTATTATAGGCTCCAATATCACCTGAAAGATAGCAGGCACATTCCGCTCTTGCCCCCTTTTTCTTTGGAGCATTAAGTCTTTGTCCAATGGCCTTCTCATAATCTGCGATTGTCATGCAACCACCGCAGTCTGCTCCAAACTGAGCCAGCTCATCTCCTTCTGCACATGGCTTCACTGTCATGCCATGGGCTGTAGCTATTTCTATAATCTTCTTTCCCATTCTAAGACGCTGGTCTTTTGCCACCTCTTTTGCCTCTGGGAAATTTTTTCTTACCTTTGGGTAAAGGTCTATAAAACTTATAACTACTGTTTTGGTATAACCATCCAATTCTTCCGCTATCTGCTTGAAGGCCTTGATGTGGTACTCTTCTGTATATCTATCTGAGATAAAGATTGGGTCATAACGCCAGCCAATACTGTTGACACCTACCACATCTGAAAGCTTTTTAAAATCTTCTATCAGCTTGTGCTTGTCCGGTACATTGGGCTCAATATCTCTTCCATATGAAGTCAGGGTCACAAACCAATACTGCCCATAGTCCTTTAGCAAATCCATATACTTGAACATTGGCGCTGGATTCTTTGTACAAAAACCAATCACATCCACCACCTCTGGATCAAGCCTATATCTGCTGACCTGCTTAGGATTGTATGGATTGCGCACACAGACATATCCGTCCTTCAACCTGTTTGCAAACCAGTCTGAATAAAACGCCGGAATATCAGTGCGCTGCCCTGTGTTGATTATCATAATCTACCTCATAACTTTAAGTATCTGCATATTTTTTTTAAATTTATATGCAGATACTAATTCTCTGTCCAGCAAGCTTCCTCTTCCTCATTGTAGTAAGAAATATATAGAGGTAAAACCAACTCTATATCCTTTATGTCCATCTCTCTTATTTTCATTATGTCTCCTCTTGTAAGTAATTATTTTTCATCTATCTAACTATCAAATATCCGATAACTGGTCCTAAGAAAATTGCAATATAAATCAATGTAATCCAAGGCTGATAGTCCACATAGAATTCCTTGAATGTAAGTCTCCATGGGTGCTTAATCAATACCCAACCTATCAGATCAACCACTATGCATATTATTGCCCAGATGGCTCCTGCAATAAGAGCCACTGCAAGTGTTGGGGTCTCTAGTCCTGAAACATAGACACATCCCAATATTGAAAAAATAATAATATTGTACAGTGGATGCCATGGCTTGGTCTTCTCATAGCCTTCTCCCATTCCAGGACTCTCCTTCATGGATTTCATGTGCAATACCTTGATGTTAAAAATGGTATGACCAATTCCAATCCATGTAACAATCACATAACCAATCAATAACAGTAACAATAATTTTCCTAAATTCATAATATCTTCTCCTCTTTTTATAGGTTTTTGATTTTCCTCAGAAAATCAAGAACCGGACATGGACCAATATTTTCTGAAAGAAAATATTGCTTGGCAAAGCCAAGTTCTTGTGGGCTTTTTCCTTAAGTAGCCCACAAAAAGTCATAATTTCTTAAGCTGGTTCACCAATTGATGTATCTCCAGTTATTTTCTATTCTCCAGCTACATATTCAAGTGAGAACTGCTCACACACTACCTTTGATTCCTCTGTAAATGGAATGCCGCTTTCCTCTGCACACTCCTCGAAGAATTCCTTGTGCACTCTTCTCCAATAATCCAAAGAGCGATCTCCCTCACCTTCAGCAAACGCATGTGATTCTGGAACCTCATTGAATGGAAGGATAAACACTTCCTTTGTCCTGATGACACAAACCGCTTCGTCTTTTCCATTCAATATCACACTGTATTCTCCCACTTGTGGAAGCTCATCAAGTGCATCTTCAGCTATATAATCATCATAGGAGCTGGCTGTACCATACTTAATTCCTTTGACAACTAATTCTGCTAATTCATCTGCAGTCTCTTCATCATCTCCAAAGCCCCAGGCTTCATAGCTCGTATTAATATCTACATTTTTATTTTCGCAAAACTCTTTCCATAATTCTTTTTCTGTCATTTTGTCACCTCATGTTGTAA contains:
- a CDS encoding DUF1848 domain-containing protein — encoded protein: MIINTGQRTDIPAFYSDWFANRLKDGYVCVRNPYNPKQVSRYRLDPEVVDVIGFCTKNPAPMFKYMDLLKDYGQYWFVTLTSYGRDIEPNVPDKHKLIEDFKKLSDVVGVNSIGWRYDPIFISDRYTEEYHIKAFKQIAEELDGYTKTVVISFIDLYPKVRKNFPEAKEVAKDQRLRMGKKIIEIATAHGMTVKPCAEGDELAQFGADCGGCMTIADYEKAIGQRLNAPKKKGARAECACYLSGDIGAYNTCKHLCRYCYANAEPEVVVAQSSFHDPTSPFLIGNYQPDDEINDVPQKSWIDWQMVLPLDKM
- a CDS encoding ASCH domain-containing protein, which encodes MTEKELWKEFCENKNVDINTSYEAWGFGDDEETADELAELVVKGIKYGTASSYDDYIAEDALDELPQVGEYSVILNGKDEAVCVIRTKEVFILPFNEVPESHAFAEGEGDRSLDYWRRVHKEFFEECAEESGIPFTEESKVVCEQFSLEYVAGE